From the genome of Thermaerobacter marianensis DSM 12885:
AGCCGGCTCCGCCGCCGGATGCCTGGTTCATCGTCCAGCGGCTCGAAGACCTGGGTGCCCGGATTGGGGAGGGATCTGGGGCAAGAGATCGACGCCCAGAACCGTGACCACCGAACGGTTCTTCTTGCCGTCGCGGGAACGTGGATCACCTTCGTCGGTGCCATCCTCACGCTCTTCGGTGCCGTTGCCCGGCTTGCGCCGTAATAACCTAGGTTAACCTAAATGAAGCCGGAAGTACAGACCTTCGTCCCGCATGCCGGCGGAGCGGTAGAGCTGGTGGGCTACCTTCCGGTGGTAGCCCGATTCCAGGGTGATGCTCCAGCAGTTCCGCTCCCGGGCCAGCTCGAAGCCCCGCTGCAGCAGCGCCCGGCCGATGCCCAGGCCGCGGGCGGACTCCGTGACGATCAGGTCGGGGATCCACGCCTGGGGCCGCGTGTGGTTCAGGCGGTGGCGGAACTCGAGAGACATGAAGCCGACAACGCGGCCCTCCACCTCGGCCACCAGGGAGGCGGTGTCGGGGCGCCGGATGTGGTGCAGGTAGACCTCCCGGGCCGCGGGCTCGGCCTCCGGCGGCACGGCGGGGCGGCCGAGTTCTTCCAGCAGGCGGGTGACGGCTTCGAAGTCGCCGGGCTCGGCAAAGCGGATGGTGATGTCGGGGCGACCGGTGGTCACGATCGGGGCTCCCTTCCAAACCGTTCGTTGCGTTCGTCTCATTCCTCCTGCGGGCCGGCGCGGCGGGCCGGCCCGCCGGCCCGGCGACCCGTCGATCCGGGGATCCGGCGGCGCGCCGCGCCGGGCGGCTGAAGGTCGGGGGGCCTGGCGGGCCGCCGGGTGCGGCCCGCCCGTCTAGCCGCCGTTCCCCTCGCCCGGTGCGCCGGCCGACCCCAGTGCTTCCCGGTACGCCGCCACCGGGTCCGCCGGCAGGTTCCAGCCGAAGTGTTGCAGCGTGGCGGCCAGGGCGCGGACGAACCGCTCGCCCTTCTCGGGCCGGGCGTTCTCGCCCATATGGCCGGCCCGCCAGACGCGCCCGGCGGCCTCGCCCCAGCTGCCGGCCATGAGGACGCCGTGTTCTTCCCACATGAACCGCCGGATGTCCTGCTCGCGGGGACGCAACTGGTCGGGGATGAGCCAGGCGGTCACGGAGCGGGCGGCCGCCCGCGGCTCGGGGTACAGCTCGAGACCGGCCGCCTCGCCGGCGGCCCGGATGGCCCGCGCCAGCCGCTGGTGCCGCGCCAGCCGCGCGGCCTCGCCCTCGGCCAGGGCGTCCTCGACGGCCGTGTAGAGGGCGTAGACGTCCGAGGTCGACGGGGTGTAGGGGAACTCGCCCTTCTCCAGCCAGAGGTCCTTCCACAGCCGCAGGTTCAGGTAGACCCCGCGGATCGGGGTGCGGCGCCGCGCCATGGCCTCCCAGGCGGCGGGGCTGACGCTGAGGAAGGCCAGGCCGGGCGGGGCGGAGAGGGCCTTCTGCGAGCCGCCCAGGACCACGTCGGCGTGCCAGGCGTCGGCTTCCAGGGGCTCGGCGGCGATGGCCGAGACGCTGTCCATCACCGTCAGGATGCCGTGCTCGTGGAGGACGGGAAGGAGCTGGTCCACGGGGTTCGTCAGGCCGGTGGGCGTCTCGCAGTGGACCAGGGTCGCCAGCTTGAAGGGCCGCTGGTCCCGGAGGAACCGGCGCAGCGCGTCGGGATCCAGGGGCTGGCGGTCGGGGGCCGCGAAGACGGTGACCTCGGCGCCGTAGTCCCGGGCGAAGTCGGCGAACCCGTGGCCGTAAAGGCCGTTGGCCAGCGCGAGGACGCGGTCGCCGGGTTCGACCAGCGAGGCGATGGCGGCCTCGAGACCCAGCAGGCCCTCGCCGGCGAGGATCAGGACGTCGCTCTGGGTATGCAGCAGTTCCTGCAGCCCGGCGCAGGTGGCGCGGTAGAGGGCGGCGAAGTCCGGGTCCAGGTCCGAGTTGGCCACGGGCAGGGCCATGGCCTCCCGGACGCGGGGCGAGACCTCCGTGGGGCCGGGGGTGAACACGAGCCGCTCTTCCAGGCGGCGGGCGAAGGCGAGAAGGTTCGGGTCCATGGTGAGTCCTCCTTGTCTTGGCACCGGCGGGGGCGGGAGAGCTTCAGCGCCCCCGGGCCGGCGGTCCCCATCGAACCCATGTTAGCGCACAAGAAGCGTTGCGAGGGCTGGGGGCCGGGGACGGGGGGTGGCGACTTGCCCGGCCCGTTCCAGGACTTGCCCGGTCAGCTCAGGGACTTGGCCGGTCAGGTCAAGGGGCTGCCCGGTTGCTTCTGCCGTGTAGATTTGTTTGCCGTGTTGATTTGTTCGGCGCAGCGGGAGGAGGTGAGGGGGATGCGGCGCTGGCTGGCGTGTGAGAGCGGGTGGTACTGGCTTTACGCGGCCGCGGGTGCGGCGGTCCTGCTGCTGTTGTCCTGACGTGCTGGCGGGGGGTCTCCCGGGTGCAGCCCTTGCCCTCCACCTCGCCCTGTCGGGGATTCCGGGCCCTCAACCCGTGGCTTCGTCGCGGCTTGGCCTCGCCGACGGGTGCGCCAGACCCGCCGCGATCCGTGCAAAGGCCTCGGCCAGGCTGCCGCCACCCGCATACCGGGCGCGGATCTCGGCGGGCGGCGCCTCGGCGACCAGGCGACCCCGCAGCATCATGCCCAGCCGGTCGCACTGCTCGGCCTCGTCCATGTGATGGGTCGTCACCAGCACGGTCGTGCCGGTGTCGGCGAGGGCGTACATCGTGTCCCAGAAGGATCGCCGCACGCCGGGATCGACGCCGGAGGTCGGTTCGTCCAGGAGGAGCAGGGCCGGCTCGTGCAACACGGCGCAGGCGAAGGCCAGCCGCTGGCGCAGGCCCGCACCGAGGCTGGCGGCCCGGGTCCGGCGGTGATGCGTAAGCCCCGTGCGCTCAAGGAGCTCGTCGACGCGGCGGGCGAACCGCTCGCCCCGGAGTCCGTACACCCGCCCGTAGAAGAGGAGGTTCTCCTCGGCGGTGAGGTCCGGGTAGAGGCTGAACCGCTGGGACATGTACCCGACGCGGGCGCGGACGGCGGCGGCCTGCCGCGCTGGATCGAGGCCCAGCACGCGTGCGCGGCCCGTGGCGGGAACGAGTCCGAGCAGCGCCCGGATCAGGGTGGTCTTGCCGGCACCGTTGGGACCGAGCAGACCGTAGACCGCCCCCGCCGGCACCCGCAGGCTAACGCCGTCGACGGCGACGAAGTCGCCGAAGCGGCAGGTCAGGCCCTCCGTCTCGATGGCGAGGGCGTCCGCCGGCCGAGAGCCGGCGCCGGCTCCAGGGCTGCCTGCCTTGGCGGGAGCCGGACCGTGGACCGTATCCGTCATCGGTGCATCGCCTCCTAGGTCGGGTCGGTGGACCCTGGGGACGAACCGGCGCCGGTCCCGACGGCCGCGGCAGCCGCCGCGGTGGGGCCGACCTGCGAGAGCCAGAGGTAGGCATCTTCCAGCGTCGGCTCGGCCGGGAGGATCGTTGTGCCGGACGGGGCTTCGGGCGTGGGCGCGTCCGGTGCCAGGGCGAAGCGCACGCCTGCACCCACGATGCGGGCGTCGACCACGCCCGGAAGGCGCCGGGCTGCCTTGAGCAGCTGCCGCCGGCGACGGTGCGCGGTCGGGGCGGCCTCATGGCCCGGGGGATGCACGGCCGCGGGCTGCACGTCTGCCGCCGGTTGCAGGATCCCCATCCGGTACGGCACCCGGGCGCGGATCTCGGCCGGGCTCCCCGTGGCCAGGATCCGGCCTGCAGCCAGCAGGGCCACCCTCGGGCACAGTTCGGCCTCGCCGAAGTACGGCGTGGCGACCAGCACTGCCATGCCGTTCCGAGCCAGCTCGCGCAGCAGCTTCCACAGCTCATCCCGAGCCAGCGGGTCGACGCCGGTGGTGGGTTCGTCCAGCAGGGCGACGGCGGGCCGGTGGATCAGGGCACAGGCCAGGCCGAGCTTCTGACGCATGCCGCCGGACAGGTTCCGCGCCAACCGGTGGCGGAACGGGTCCAGGTCGGTCCACGCGAGCAGGCGCTCGGCCTCCCGCGAGAGCGCCTGGGGGTGCATCCCGTAGAGGCGGCCGAAGAAGGTCAGGTTCTGCCACACGGACAAATCGGGGTAGACGCTGCTGCTCCCCGCCAGGTACCCGATGCCGGCGGAGGGCCGTACGACCCGCCCGGCCGTGGGGGTGAGCACCCCGGCGGCGATGCGCAGCAGGGTCGTCTTGCCCGCGCCGTCGGGGCCGATCAGGGCGGTCAGGGTCCCCGCCGGCAAGGCGAGGTCCACGTGGCGCAGGGCCTCGACGGCGCCGAAGCGGTGGCTCACCCCCTTGAGGCGCAACAACGCGTCCACCGCGCATCCCTCCTCCTCGCTTCCCGTCGTCATGTGCGCGGGCCGGTTCGTCCGCATCGGCCAGGCAGCGCTACCCGGGATGGGGCCGGTTCGTCCCGTCTCCCGGTCGGTTGGGTTCGGGGCCGGGTGTTGCAAGGTCCGGTTGGCAACCGAAGCCGGCTCACGCAGCGGTCAGGCGGCGCCGTAGCCGCACCGACGCCAGGGTCACTAGCGCCACGCCGAAGAACGCCAGCGCCAGCGCGTTGGGCCAGAGCACGTCCAGGCCCTGCCCCTTTAAGAAGATGCCGCGGGCGATGGGCACGAAGTAGGTGAAGGGCAGGACCATCGAGATCCACTGGATCACCCTGGGCATGGAGCTGACCGGGAAGATCAGGCCGGAGATCAGGATCTGCGGGAACATCACGAAGAAGGCCAGCTGCATCGCCTGCTGCTGATTCTCCGAGACCGTCGAGACGAGCACGCCGAGGCCGACGGTGCTCAGGAGGAACAGCAGGGTCAGCCCGGTGAACAGCGCCAGGCTGCCCGCCGGCTCGAGGCCGAACAGGGTGATCCCTGCCACGAGGACCAGCACGAAGTCGACGCCGGCCAGGACGATGTAGGGCAGCAGTTTGCCGACCACTAGCTCGAACGGGCGCAGCGGTGTGACCGCCAATTGTTCGAGGGTCCCGTATTCGCGTTCGCGCACGATGCCCAGCGCCACCAGCAAGGTGGTGGCGAGCATCGTCACCATGCCCAGGAGGCCGGGGATCATCACCGGGGCGCTCTTGAGGTCGGGATTGTAGAGGATCTCCACGTCGGGCGCGAGGTTGGGCGGTTCCGGAAGATCGGCCGGGGCTACGTCGAGGGCGTCGACGTCGGGCGCCTGGAGGGTATCGGTCGGCAGGCCCATGGCGGCCAGCCGCTGCCGCAGGGGGGCCAGGCGTTCCTCCCACTGCGCCCTGAGGTTCTCCTCCAGTCGGGACCGCACGTCCTGCTCCACCTCGGCTTGCACGGCGTCCTGGATGGCGGCCTGCAGTTCGTCCTGGACCTCTTCCATGGCGTCCTGCAGCAGCCGGGCGCCGGCCTGGGCGCTGAACAGCTGGGAGCCGTCGAGCAGCGCCTGCATGCGGGCGGTGCTCCCTGGCTCGCCGAAGCCGGGGGGAAGGATCACGGCCATGTCGAGGGCGTCTTGGCGGATCTGCTGGCGGGCATGACGGTCGATCTCGGTCAGGGATGCCCCTTCGGGGAGGGGCAGTGCGACCGGCCGGAACTTCTTGTAGTCTCTGAGGGCCCCCGCCAGGATGCGTCCGGCCTCGGTGCCGCTGCGGTCGACCACGGCGACGCGCAGGTCGGAGACATCGAAGCTGAAGGCATAACCGAAGAGGAGCAGCCAGACCAGCGGGATGACGATGATCATGGCCAGGGTCCGGTGATCGCGACGCAGGTGGATGAATTCCTTGGCCATGACCGAACCGATGCGGCGTCCCACGGCGATCGCGCTCCTTTCACGAGCCGGCCTGCGACGGCCGTCCGGCCGCCTGCTCGGGTGCCACACCACGCCAGAACACGTCGGCAGCCTGCTCCAGCGCCCGCTCCAGGAGGCCGGGGAGGGGTGCGGGAGGCGGTTGGGTGGCCGGACGCGGAGCGCCGTCGGCAGGCTCCGCGCCGTCGTCAAGCTCTGCGCCGTCGTCATGCTCCGCGCTGTGACCCGGATCCGCGCCGTTTGCCTGTGCCTCCCCGTCGCCAGGCGCCATGCCATCCGGAGCGAGCAACAGATGCAACAGCACCTGGGACATCATGAGTCCCAAAAAGAGCCGGGCGGTCATGGCGGGGTCGACGGGACGCAGCCGTCCGCGTTCGACCTGCTCCGCCAAGTACCGGGTGAGGCCGTCGAAGACGGGACCCAGGACGCGTTCGCGCCAGAGGATCCGGAGCCTCGGGTGCCGCAGGCCGTCCGCGAGGAGCAACCGGGCCACGTCCCGGGTGGCATCGGACCGGAAGGCCCGCCCGATCTCGCGAGCCATGCTGCGGAAGAACTGCTCGGGCGGGGCATCGCCCGGGTCGGCCAGGAGCCGTCCCAGCGGCAGGGCGGGCGACTTCGCCTCGGCGACGGCGAGGAAGAGGTCCTCCTTGTTGCGGAAGTACCAGTAGATGAGACCGGGCGCGACCCCCGCCTCTTCCGCGATCTCGCGGTTCGATGCCCCCTTGAACCCCTTGCGGCTGAATACCCGAAAGGCGGCGTCGATGATCTGCTGGCGGCGGTCTGGGTGCGGGCGCTCCACGGTCTGACCCCGTTCCTTGCCCGTTCCTTGATTGATTGATCAATCAAAATGGTAGGGGTTCGTCCGGATGGTGTCAACACCGGATCCATGCCGGCTGTGATTCGCCCCGTGAAACATGTGCTACGGCTGCTCAGAGCCGGACTCCGGTGTTTGTCGGCTGCGGTTCATCCCATTACCTGGCGCTGTACGGTGCCCACCTGGCACAGCAGCTGGCCAAGCGACCTGGGGCGGCGGTGACGGCCTCCGAAGCGTGGCTCGCCCCCGATGTCCATCTTTGGCCCTGGTCGAACCCCTTTGTTGTGGCCATCTCCCGCTCGGGGGCCACCACGGAGGTGGTTCGGGCCGTCCAGGTGGCCCGGCAGCGGGGCATCCCGACCCTGGCCCTGACCACCAATCCCGACGCCCCGCTGGTGCGGGAGTGCGACGCCAGCCTGGTGCTCGATCACGTGACCGAGCGGAGCGTGGTGATGACCCAATCCTTCGCCAACCTGCTGCTGGCGCTGCAGTACCTAGTTGCCCTGGGCGCAGGCACGCCCGCGGCCCACTCGTTTGAATCCCGTCTGCCCGCTGTCACCCAGGCCGTGGCGGACGTCTTTCCCCGGCTGGCGGAGGCGGCCCGCGAGGTGGTTGGTCGGGGGTGGCGGCGGTACGTTTTTCTCGGGACCGGTCCGCTTTACCCCGTGGCTTGCGAAGCGCGCCTGAAGGTCCAGGAAATGACGCAAGGGAAGGCCCATGCGTTTGTGACGCTGGAGTTCCGGCACGGCCCGCTGTCCCTGGTCGACGGCGAAACCTGCGTCACCATCCTCACCACCCCGGCGACGGCGGCGCTCGATCGGGAACTGGCCGGCGAAGTGGCGGCGCTGGGCGCCCAGGTGGTGCTGGTGGGGCCGCAAGTCCGGGCGGGAGGTACGACCCGATCCTCGCCCGTGACGGGGGTGCCGCTGCCCGAGGGGCTTGAGGACGCCCACTATGCAGGGCTCGCCTTGCCGTTTCTTCAAGTTTTGGCCTTGGAACAAACCCTCCTCTTGGGCAAGAACCCGGACACGCCACGGCACCTGAGCCACGTGGTCACCCTGCACGATGACCAGGGTTAAACGGCATCCCCGCGGGTTGAGCGATGGCTCGATCGGTCGGCGGCCCGCCACGGGTGTTCCTCGTTGCGGCCCACCCCAAGGGGGGACGACCCACCCAAAGGGGTGACGAAGCGTGAGTCAAGCGGCGTCACCGGATCGACTGAATTCCGTGCTAGAAATTCTCCGCCAACGCGGGCGCATGCGGACCGCGGAGCTGAACCGGTTGCTGGGTGTAAGCGAGGTCACCGTCCGCCGCTATCTAAGCCGCTTGGAGAACGAGGGCAAGATCCGGCGTTATCACGGCTGGGCCGCCTCGGCGGACGAGCCGACGGTGGAGCGTTCCTTCCGGGAACGGGCACAGCAGGCCCTGGCGGAAAAGGAACGGATCGCGCGCCGCGCGGCCGCCATGGTCCCGGAGGGGGCCACGATCATGTTGACCGGCGGTACGACGACGGCCCGAGTGGTCGAGATGCTTCGCGGCCGGAAGAATTTGACCATCATCACCTCGGCCTTCAACATTGCGGCAGAGGTCGTCAACTGGGAACAATGCCGGTTGATCGTTTCCGGAGGGTTGGTCCCCGAAGGCTCGTACCAGATGATCGGTCCGACCGCGGTCTCCGCCGTGCAATCCCTCACCGCCGACATTGCGTTCATCGGTGCCAGCGGCGTGAGCCCCGAACACGGTGTGACCACCTCCGACGTCTTTGAGGCGGAGGTGGACGCGGCCATGGTGCGTGCGGCCCGTCGCGTGGTGGTGGTGGCCGATCGCCGGAAGCTGGGTCGCACGGCGCTGGCGGTGATCTGCCCGATCCAGGACGTCCACGTGTTGGTGACGGACAGCGGTGCCCCGCAGCCCATTTGTAAAACCCTGGAGGGACTCGGCGTCGAGGTCATTCGCGCCTAGGGATCTCAAGGTGATCTCGAGGTTCAGATCGTCCCCCGTCCCATATTCGTCAGGGGGTCGAGAGCATGCTGGTGGATCCAAGGGAGCTACTTGCCGTCGCCCAGCAGGGAGGCTACGCCATTCCCGCGTTCAACGTCCATGGCCTTGACATGGTGCCGCCGCTGGTCGAAGTGGCCGAGGCCGAGCGAGCGCCTCTCATCCTTCAGGCCACGCGCAGCACCGTGGAGGCCACCGGGTGGGAGCCGCTGGTGGCCGTGGCGCTGGAATGCGCCCGTCGCGCCCGGGTTCCGGTGGCCTTGCACCTGGACCATGCGTCGGATCGGCAGCTGATCTATACCGCCATCCGGCATGGGTTCACCTCGGTGATGGCCGACGGTTCCGCCCTGCCCTTCGACGATAACGTGGCCTTCACGCGTAGCGTGGTCGAAGTAGCCCACTTAGCCGGGATCCCCGTCGAGGGGGAGCTGGGGTACGTGCCCCGGCCAGCGACGGCGATGGCGCAGGATCCCGAGGCGGCCGGCGAAGGCCCGCCGGCCGACCTACTCATCCGCCCCGACGAGGCGGAGGCCTTCGTGGCTGAAACGGGGGTCGACAGCCTGGCCGTGGCCATCGGAACGGTGCACGGCTTTTACCGGGGCACCCCCCGGCTGGACTTCGAACGGCTGGCGGCCATCCGTGCTCGGGTCCATGTCCCGCTTGTCTTGCACGGCGGATCGGGTCTTGCGGACGAGCATCTGGCCAAGGCCATTGTGCTGGGCATGGCCAAGGTCAACGTGGCCACCGAACTCAAGGCGGCGTGGTCCCAGGCGGTGCGTCAGGCGGTAGCCGAGAACGACGACATCGATCCCCGGCACGTTCTGCGTGCCGCCCGTAGGGCGCTGCAAACCGTGGCCGTGGCCTGGCTGCGGCGGTGCGGGGCGGTCGGCCGGGCCACGTGAGATACCGGGTCCGGATCTTGCCTTGGTTGGGCTGCGCCGGTGATGCTTTTCTGGACGGGGCCGGATACGCCCTTTTCAGCACGCTGGGTGAGCGCGGACAAAGCGCGCATGCCCAAGGGAAGGAGCGTCATCAACGACGGTGTCGGTGTTATGGGACATCTTCATTGCCTTCACGCGGGCCAACCTTCTGGGTTACGGCGGCGGCCCGTCGGTCATCCCGTTGATCGAGGCGGAAGTGGTCGATACCTACCACTGGATGACGGCATCGGAGTTCGCCGATACGCTGGCCATCGGAAACGCCCTGCCTGGGCCCATTGCCACCAAGCTGGCTGCCTATATCGGCTACCAGGTGGCCGGCGTGCCGGGGGCCGTGGTGGGGGTGTTGGGGACGGTTCTACCCACCGCCATCCTCATGGTGGTCCTGGCCGTCATGCTCCTTCGCTTCCGCGATGCGCCGTTGATCCAAGGCGCGATCAAAGGGGCCAAGGCCGTGGTGTGGGTCCTGTTCCTCCTGCTGGTGTTCGACTATATGTCGTTCGTCCGGCCCGACCGGTCGGGGTGGGTGGCGACGGCCATCGCCGTGGCCACCTTGACGGCCATTCACATTCAAATGTTTAAGGTTCACCAAGCGGTCGCCATTGCCGCGGGGATCGTACTCGGTGCGTTGTTCTTGCGGTAACGACACCCCCACTCCCGGGTGTCGGTAAGAGGGGGGTGCAGCGGTGACAGCCTTCGATCGACTGGCCTCGCGGGTGTTCGAGCTCTACCAGCGCCGGCAATACCGGCAGGCCCTGGATCTCCTTGACGCGGTGACAGCCTTCGATCGACTGGCCTCGCGGGTGTTCGAGCTCTACCAGCGCCGGCAATACCGGCAGGCCCTGGATCTCCTTGACGCGGTGACAGCCTTCGATCGACTGGCCTCGCGGGTGTTCGAGCTCTACCAGCGCCGGCAATACCGGCAGGCCCTGGATCTCCTTGACAAGGAGGGGGTCGGTCACCCGGAACAGGCCTGGCACATCGGATATTGGCGGGTTTGTTTGCTGACGCGCCTGGGCGACGCGGAGGCCGCGTTGACCCATTTGGAGCAACTGCTCGACCAGGGCCTGTGGATTCCCGTGACATGGTTACGCAACGACCCCGACCTGGCCGGGCTTCGGGGCCATCCCCGCTTCGAGCGGGCGGTCGCGGTGTGCGAACAACGTCAGATCGAAGCGCAACGAATGGTCGTGCCGCGGCGCGTCCTCCTGTTCCCCGAAGGAACCGCTCTACGTCCCGAAGGTACCGCGCTCAACCAGGGCAGCGGGTCCGCCCCGCCGGGCCGGAATTCCGTCCCGGTCCTGATCGCGCTGCACGGCAACGCCGAGAACGCCGCCAGGGCGGCGGACTGCTGGCGCTTCGTGGCCTCCCGGGGATGGGCCCTTCTGGCCCCTCAGTCGACCCAGGTCATGGGTCCGGATGCCTACCACTGGGACGATCTCGACCGAGGTGCACAGGATGTCCTGTACCATTACCGGTCGGTGCTCGACGATGCGGCTGCCCCGGGGGTTTCCCTCGATCCCAAGCGGGTGGTGCTGGCGGGGTTCTCCCGAGGTGCAGCCCTTGCCCTCCACCTCGCCCTGTCGGGGGTTCTACCTGCCCGGGGTGTCATCGCCCTTGCGCCCCACCTGAGGGATTGGAGCTACATGGAAGGCCTTCTGGAGCCAAGCCCTCGCAACCCAGGCCTCCGGGCCTACTTCTGGGCCGGGTCTCGGGACGAACCGGCCGTCCGCATGAGCGAGGACGTGGCCCGGTGGATGGAGGCGGCGGGCCTTACGGTACGGGTCGAGGTCGTCCAGGGGGCCGGGCACTTCTACCCGCCCGACCTCGAGGCGCGCATCGCACCGCTGCTCGCCGCGTGGCGGTGATGCGCTGCGGAAGGGTGCGAGCAGTGGCGGGAAGTGCAAGGACGGGGCGGTGTAAGGACGACCCCGGCCGAGGGGCAATCTAGGGAGGGTCCGAATTCCTCTGAGCCGTCAGCCGCAGGTACGGCGACCGGCCCCGGGTCTCGGGAAGCCGTCGCAAGTTGCAAGGACGCCCCATGACCGGACGACCACCGCACCCAACCCCTCAGGCATCGCCCGCAGCGCCGCGGAGCAGGGGGCGCCGTGCTGCACCGTCGCCCCAGGCGCCGGCGGGGGAGGGGTCGCATTCGGCTGGCGGGACGGCCCCCTCCTCCCCAGCGGACCGCGAGGCGGCGACGGCGGGTGCCGGCTCCGGCACCATTTGGGGTGCGACCCTCCAGGTGGGCGGCGTCCGGCTGCATCTGGGCTTCGTTGCCATCTGCCTCTCGGAGCGCGACTGCTCGCCTGCCGGCTCCATGACGGTGGCGGCCGCGTCGCGCCTCGACCCCGAAGCCCGTCGCTACCGCCTGCGCGAGATCGCCCGCCGCAACCTGGACAACACCCTGCGGATCCTGTTCTTCCTCAAGGCCCACGGCATCCGCCTCTACCGGATCTCGGCCAACCTGATCCCCCTGGCGACGCATCCGCTGACCTCCGGCTGGTCGTGGTGGGACGAACCGGACCTGCGCGCCGTAGGGACCAGGATCGGCCGCACGGCCAGGGAGACGGGCGTCCGCCTGAGCTCGCACTTGCCCGAGGTGTGCGGGGCCGGCAGCGAGAGCCAATTTCGCTGGCTCCAGGCCTACTTGGACTACCACCGCCGCCTGTTCGACCTCCTGGACCTGGACGAACGGGCCAAGATCGTGATCCACGTGGGCGGGCGCGGCGGCCGCGGGCGGGCGGGGCTCCCGGCGCTGGTCGAGACGGCGGCCCGCCACCTGGATCGGCTGGACGAGTGGTCCCGGTCCCGGCTCGTGCTGGAGAACGACGACCGGACGGTGGACCTGGTCACAGCCCTTGACCTGGCCGAGCGGTTCGACCTGCCGGTGGCCTTCGACTGGCACCATCACGTCTGCTGTCCACCGCCCGGCTTTCCCGACCCCCGCAGCGCCGACGGCGTGGCGGCCCTTGAACCCCTGGTGGCCCGCGCCTTCCGCCTGTGGCGCGACCGCCCGCCCAAGATCCACCTTTCGAGCCCGCGGGATGGCAAGAACCCTCGGGCCCATGCCGATTATGTGGACCCAGCCTTCATCGCGCCGCTGCTCGAGGTTCTGGCCCGCCTGGACGTCGGGGAAGTCGATGCGATGGTCGAGGCCAAGAAGAAGGACCTGGCCCTGTTCCGGTTGGTGCAGGATTTCACTGGCGGGCGAAAGGGATGACTGCAATATCATGCGACGAGCACGCGAAGCCTGGCGCGATGGGGACGACGCCTGGGCTGCGTACAACTTGCCTGGCATGGCAGGCTGGCGGAGTGTGACG
Proteins encoded in this window:
- a CDS encoding ABC transporter ATP-binding protein; protein product: MDALLRLKGVSHRFGAVEALRHVDLALPAGTLTALIGPDGAGKTTLLRIAAGVLTPTAGRVVRPSAGIGYLAGSSSVYPDLSVWQNLTFFGRLYGMHPQALSREAERLLAWTDLDPFRHRLARNLSGGMRQKLGLACALIHRPAVALLDEPTTGVDPLARDELWKLLRELARNGMAVLVATPYFGEAELCPRVALLAAGRILATGSPAEIRARVPYRMGILQPAADVQPAAVHPPGHEAAPTAHRRRRQLLKAARRLPGVVDARIVGAGVRFALAPDAPTPEAPSGTTILPAEPTLEDAYLWLSQVGPTAAAAAAVGTGAGSSPGSTDPT
- a CDS encoding TetR/AcrR family transcriptional regulator → MERPHPDRRQQIIDAAFRVFSRKGFKGASNREIAEEAGVAPGLIYWYFRNKEDLFLAVAEAKSPALPLGRLLADPGDAPPEQFFRSMAREIGRAFRSDATRDVARLLLADGLRHPRLRILWRERVLGPVFDGLTRYLAEQVERGRLRPVDPAMTARLFLGLMMSQVLLHLLLAPDGMAPGDGEAQANGADPGHSAEHDDGAELDDGAEPADGAPRPATQPPPAPLPGLLERALEQAADVFWRGVAPEQAAGRPSQAGS
- a CDS encoding ABC transporter ATP-binding protein — translated: MTDTVHGPAPAKAGSPGAGAGSRPADALAIETEGLTCRFGDFVAVDGVSLRVPAGAVYGLLGPNGAGKTTLIRALLGLVPATGRARVLGLDPARQAAAVRARVGYMSQRFSLYPDLTAEENLLFYGRVYGLRGERFARRVDELLERTGLTHHRRTRAASLGAGLRQRLAFACAVLHEPALLLLDEPTSGVDPGVRRSFWDTMYALADTGTTVLVTTHHMDEAEQCDRLGMMLRGRLVAEAPPAEIRARYAGGGSLAEAFARIAAGLAHPSARPSRDEATG
- a CDS encoding ABC transporter permease, whose translation is MGRRIGSVMAKEFIHLRRDHRTLAMIIVIPLVWLLLFGYAFSFDVSDLRVAVVDRSGTEAGRILAGALRDYKKFRPVALPLPEGASLTEIDRHARQQIRQDALDMAVILPPGFGEPGSTARMQALLDGSQLFSAQAGARLLQDAMEEVQDELQAAIQDAVQAEVEQDVRSRLEENLRAQWEERLAPLRQRLAAMGLPTDTLQAPDVDALDVAPADLPEPPNLAPDVEILYNPDLKSAPVMIPGLLGMVTMLATTLLVALGIVREREYGTLEQLAVTPLRPFELVVGKLLPYIVLAGVDFVLVLVAGITLFGLEPAGSLALFTGLTLLFLLSTVGLGVLVSTVSENQQQAMQLAFFVMFPQILISGLIFPVSSMPRVIQWISMVLPFTYFVPIARGIFLKGQGLDVLWPNALALAFFGVALVTLASVRLRRRLTAA
- a CDS encoding pyridoxal-phosphate-dependent aminotransferase family protein, giving the protein MDPNLLAFARRLEERLVFTPGPTEVSPRVREAMALPVANSDLDPDFAALYRATCAGLQELLHTQSDVLILAGEGLLGLEAAIASLVEPGDRVLALANGLYGHGFADFARDYGAEVTVFAAPDRQPLDPDALRRFLRDQRPFKLATLVHCETPTGLTNPVDQLLPVLHEHGILTVMDSVSAIAAEPLEADAWHADVVLGGSQKALSAPPGLAFLSVSPAAWEAMARRRTPIRGVYLNLRLWKDLWLEKGEFPYTPSTSDVYALYTAVEDALAEGEAARLARHQRLARAIRAAGEAAGLELYPEPRAAARSVTAWLIPDQLRPREQDIRRFMWEEHGVLMAGSWGEAAGRVWRAGHMGENARPEKGERFVRALAATLQHFGWNLPADPVAAYREALGSAGAPGEGNGG
- a CDS encoding DeoR/GlpR family DNA-binding transcription regulator; amino-acid sequence: MSQAASPDRLNSVLEILRQRGRMRTAELNRLLGVSEVTVRRYLSRLENEGKIRRYHGWAASADEPTVERSFRERAQQALAEKERIARRAAAMVPEGATIMLTGGTTTARVVEMLRGRKNLTIITSAFNIAAEVVNWEQCRLIVSGGLVPEGSYQMIGPTAVSAVQSLTADIAFIGASGVSPEHGVTTSDVFEAEVDAAMVRAARRVVVVADRRKLGRTALAVICPIQDVHVLVTDSGAPQPICKTLEGLGVEVIRA
- a CDS encoding GNAT family N-acetyltransferase; the encoded protein is MTTGRPDITIRFAEPGDFEAVTRLLEELGRPAVPPEAEPAAREVYLHHIRRPDTASLVAEVEGRVVGFMSLEFRHRLNHTRPQAWIPDLIVTESARGLGIGRALLQRGFELARERNCWSITLESGYHRKVAHQLYRSAGMRDEGLYFRLHLG
- a CDS encoding SIS domain-containing protein, whose translation is MINQNGRGSSGWCQHRIHAGCDSPRETCATAAQSRTPVFVGCGSSHYLALYGAHLAQQLAKRPGAAVTASEAWLAPDVHLWPWSNPFVVAISRSGATTEVVRAVQVARQRGIPTLALTTNPDAPLVRECDASLVLDHVTERSVVMTQSFANLLLALQYLVALGAGTPAAHSFESRLPAVTQAVADVFPRLAEAAREVVGRGWRRYVFLGTGPLYPVACEARLKVQEMTQGKAHAFVTLEFRHGPLSLVDGETCVTILTTPATAALDRELAGEVAALGAQVVLVGPQVRAGGTTRSSPVTGVPLPEGLEDAHYAGLALPFLQVLALEQTLLLGKNPDTPRHLSHVVTLHDDQG